Proteins encoded in a region of the Vicia villosa cultivar HV-30 ecotype Madison, WI linkage group LG5, Vvil1.0, whole genome shotgun sequence genome:
- the LOC131606916 gene encoding poly [ADP-ribose] polymerase 1-like isoform X1 — protein sequence MQKARRMKIPIVREDYLVDCMERKKKLPFDRYKVEMIGETSSMVTVKVKGQSVVHDASGLQDSGHILEDGKSIYNTTLNMSDLSTGINSYYILQIIEEDKGSDCYVFRKWGRVGSDKIGGSKLEDMSKSEYTVRVVDVFAMP from the exons ATGCAGAAGGCAAG GAGGATGAAAATACCAATAGTTAGAGAAGACTATTTGGTTGACTGtatggaaagaaagaagaagcTTCCATTTGATAGGTACAAAGTTGAAATGATTGGTGAGACTTCTAGCATGGTCACCGTCAAAGTGAAGGGGCAAAGTGTTGTTCACGATGCTTCTGGCCTGCAGGATTCTGGCCACATACTGGAGGATGGGAAAAGTATATATAATACAACTTTGAATATGTCTGATTTGTCTACTGGTATTAACAG TTACTACATCCTTCAAATAATTGAGGAAGATAAGGGGTCAGATTGCTATGTGTTTCGTAAATGGGGTCGAGTGGGAAGTGACAAGATTGGAGGGTCCAAACTGGAAGACATGTCGAAATCTGAGTATACTGTTCGTGTTGTTGATGTGTTTGCTATGCCGTAG
- the LOC131605066 gene encoding uncharacterized protein LOC131605066 produces the protein MKYVLVTGGVVSGLGKGVTASSIGVLLQACGFRVTSIKIDPYLNTDAGTMSPFEHGEVFVLDDGGEVDLDLGNYERFLDLILMDLIITNTFFVASIILMNVT, from the exons ATGAAGTATGTTTTAGTGACAGGTGGAGTTGTTAGTGGACTTGGAAAAGGAGTTACTGCTAGCAGCATTGGAGTACTCCTTCAGGCTTGTGGCTTTCGAGTTACCTCTATCAAAATTG ACCCCTATCTGAACACGGATGCAGGGACAATGTCTCCTTTTGAGCATGGTGAAGTTTTTGTCTTAGATGATGGTGGTGAG GTTGACCTTGATCTTGGAAACTATGAACGTTTCTTGGACTTAATATTAATGGacttaataataacaaatacattttTTGTTGCATCAATAATTTTGATGAATGTGACTTAA
- the LOC131606916 gene encoding protein REPRESSOR OF SILENCING 3-like isoform X2, which yields MEVEEIEKKAVRIFVGGLDEAVTTDDIRRLFESLGTVQSLETIRTKCRNLAYLDFLSDPKSLSKLFSKYNGCVWKGGKLRLEKAKEHYLDRMKKEWEEDKICSIEASATEITTQKKELVKEKPISRLMHFDSFGL from the exons ATGGAGGTAGAAGAAATCGAGAAGAAAGCAGTGAGAATATTCGTCGGCGGTTTAGATGAAGCCGTAACCACCGACGACATTCGCCGCCTATTCGAATCACTTGGCACCGTTCAATCCCTCGAAACCATCCGAACCAAATGCCGCAACCTCGCTTACCTCGACTTCCTCTCCGATCCTAAATCCCTATCCAAACTTTTCAGCAAG TATAATGGATGTGTGTGGAAAGGTGGAAAGCTGAGACTTGAAAAGGCTAAAGAGCACTACCTTGATCGGATGAAAAAAGAATGGGAAGAAGATAAGATTTGTAGTATAGAAGCATCGGCTACTGAGATTACTACTCAAAAGAAGGAATTGGTAAAGGAAAAGCCTATTTCAAGGTTGATGCACTTTGATAGTTTTGGGTTGTAA